From Triticum aestivum cultivar Chinese Spring chromosome 4A, IWGSC CS RefSeq v2.1, whole genome shotgun sequence, a single genomic window includes:
- the LOC123081846 gene encoding uncharacterized protein, which produces MDANDYVPYLVFDPALSRGYEVLLFRREPEKPKKFDLIEFLSLLDDMSVGEEDVENEGQDEPAGEPSMDDLHRLTEWPQSQWTLPVFSSATGEWQERSFVREGEAVKTMASMQLDAVQPMEWGPRWRYSVYWRGALYVHCRGAFVARISLSDGKYRVFNTPIDFEESKHACPYLGKSEKGVYFVTIHKYNNLLRVWNLSESSGPIDWVLKHTIELDESTLWAATRFYQHEINGPWILEDNNNDDVENKMVPLKEDIEWNSDEIM; this is translated from the exons ATGGACGCCAACGACTACGTCCCGTATCTCGTCTTCGACCCCGCCCTATCGCGTGGCTACGAGGTGTTGCTGTTCCGCCGCGAGCCCGAGAAGCCCAAGAAGTTCGACCTCATTGAGTTTCTGTCTTTGCTGGATGACATGTCGGTCGGCGAGGAGGACGTAGAGAATGAGGGCCAAGATGAACCGGCTGGAGAACCTTCCATGGATGACTTGCATCGTTTGACGGAATGGCCACAGTCACAATGGACGCTGCCTGTGTTCTCATCGGCCACTGGAGAGTGGCAGGAGAGGTCATTTGTCCGGGAAGGAGAGGCTGTCAAGACGATGGCCAGTATGCAACTGGATGCGGTACAACCCATGGAATGGGGCCCAAGATGGCGCTACAGTGTGTATTGGCGAGGCGCGCTTTACGTCCATTGCCGTGGTGCATTTGTTGCAAG GATATCTTTATCAGATGGTAAATACCGGGTATTTAATACACCAATAGATTTTGAGGAAAGCAAACATGCATGTCCTTATCTTGGGAAGTCGGAAAAAGGGGTGTACTTTGTGACAATTCACAAGTACAATAACCTTCTTCGTGTTTGGAACCTCAGTGAATCAAGCGGTCCAATAGATTGGGTACTAAAGCATACTATCGAGCTTGATGAATCTACTTTGTGGGCCGCAACGCGTTTCTACCAACACGAGATTAATGGACCTTGGATCTTAGAGGACAATAACAACGATGATGTGGAAAACAAGATGGTGCCGCTAAAAGAAGATATTGAATGGAACTCCGATGAGATAATGTAA